TCGCGAATTTGCGCAAGCACCGGCATATAGGCTCCGGCCCACGCGATACGCGCGCGACCGGCTTCTGCCAGGCTGCGGTCTTTAACATCACCAGCAAGCTTTTCCGTGACAGGCACGACGTGACTCCTAAAGGATTGGGGGGATTACAAACTATCGTTGCTTCTGCAGAAGTATCGCCAGCCCCGCCGAATTGCCCCGGCGTGGATAGCCTTACAGACTACTTAACACGCCTCGCGTCCAAAACGCCGACCCCCGGAGGCGGAAGTGCTGCGACCATCGTCGGAGCCAGCGGCGCCGCCCTGGTGGCGATGGTGGCCCGCGTCAACCTCGAAAACCCAAAACGGGCCGCCCAGCATCCTCTTGCACGCGAGCTGGCCGCGAAGGCCGATGCCCTGCGCGCGCAGCTCGAGGCGGCACGCGTCAAGGACGAGGCAGCCTTCGGCGCCGTGGTGGCCGCCCAGGCGCTTCCCAAGGGGAGCGAAGCCGAGGCGGCGACCAGGCAATCGGCCTTGGAACGCGCGCTCACCCATGCGGCCGCGGAGCCCTTGCATGCGGCCAGGCTAGCCCTTGATGTGCTGGCCCTCGCCCACCGTTCGCTGGATATCCC
The sequence above is drawn from the Candidatus Dormiibacterota bacterium genome and encodes:
- a CDS encoding cyclodeaminase/cyclohydrolase family protein, with the translated sequence MDSLTDYLTRLASKTPTPGGGSAATIVGASGAALVAMVARVNLENPKRAAQHPLARELAAKADALRAQLEAARVKDEAAFGAVVAAQALPKGSEAEAATRQSALERALTHAAAEPLHAARLALDVLALAHRSLDIPNRNLASDLGCAAEFAAAALAACAYNVRVNHRFMRDAATIASQANELARYERRSAALVQAVRTAVAKLLAA